From a single Pseudorasbora parva isolate DD20220531a chromosome 17, ASM2467924v1, whole genome shotgun sequence genomic region:
- the mycla gene encoding protein L-Myc-1a: MLGVNTHPLYGWDMEHYFYDEMDTEEDFFKSTAPSEDIWKKFELLPTPPMSPSRTLDGDWLLALSGDRLGWAPPKVLTCDEEYDGLHKFDPLDIFGNLGSIVIKDCMWSGFSTSHRLEKVAHGERAPVAAQIQTSTAQKAARAASGTPVIGTQAAQCVNPAAVLELPVPHKKVAAGSSGSECRSDSSDDDEDDDDVIDVVTVDNRPKRGRPPSRRTPVTITVSADPFGPCPKHFHVSLHRQQHNYAAPSPDTDPEDDFDEIESESKRPRLEPSSSPSSPLSSPATSDSEDFSEQRRNFLERKRRDDLRSRFQALREEIPGLSGSSKTSKVAILTHATEYLLKLHASQRRQAQEKRKLKAKQQQLLRRISALQNS; the protein is encoded by the exons ATGCTTGGAGTAAACACACACCCACTGTACGGCTGGGATATGGAGCACTACTTTTACGATGAGATGGACACCGAGGAGGACTTCTTTAAGTCTACAGCCCCAAGCGAGGACATATGGAAGAAATTCGAGCTGCTTCCCACCCCGCCCATGTCGCCCTCAAGGACGCTCGACGGGGACTGGTTACTGGCGCTATCGGGGGACCGGCTCGGGTGGGCGCCGCCGAAGGTATTAACATGTGATGAGGAGTACGATGGGCTGCACAAGTTCGACCCACTAGACATTTTTGGTAATCTTGGCTCTATCGTTATCAAAGACTGCATGTGGAGTGGTTTTTCCACGAGTCACCGGCTGGAAAAAGTGGCTCATGGCGAGCGAGCGCCGGTGGCTGCACAGATTCAGACCTCGACAGCACAGAAAGCTGCTCGTGCTGCATCGGGCACGCCCGTGATTGGGACCCAAGCGGCACAGTGCGTGAACCCCGCCGCAGTCCTGGAACTCCCTGTCCCGCATAAGAAAGTAGCTGCGGGCTCTTCTGGTTCCGAGTGTCGCTCAGATTCATCCG ATGACGATGAGGATGATGACGACGTGATTGACGTGGTGACTGTGGACAACCGACCGAAGCGTGGTCGCCCTCCAAGCCGCCGAACGCCGGTAACCATTACAGTGAGTGCCGATCCGTTTGGACCATGTCCGAAGCACTTCCACGTGTCTCTACATCGGCAGCAGCACAATTACGCTGCTCCCTCCCCTGACACTGATCCTGAGGATGACTTTGATGAGATTGAGTCTGAGAGCAAACGGCCACGTCTGGAGCCTTCATCCTCTCCCTCGTCACCACTTTCTTCACCTGCCACATCGGACTCTGAGGACTTCAGCGAGCAGCGCCGTAACTTCCTGGAAAGAAAGCGGAGGGACGACCTTCGTTCGAGGTTCCAAGCACTCCGGGAGGAGATTCCAGGTCTCTCTGGATCCTCAAAGACCTCAAAGGTGGCGATTCTGACGCACGCAACAGAATACCTGCTGAAGCTGCATGCCAGCCAACGACGCCAAGCTCAGGAGAAGAGAAAACTGAAAGCCAAACAACAACAGCTGCTCCGCAGAATCAGTGCGTTACAGAActcctga